Genomic window (Streptomyces yatensis):
CTTCTGATGCTCACGCCCCTCCGCTCAGCCCGGACGCCTCACGTCCACCGGGCCCAGGTGCGGGCGCTTGGCGGTGTGGCCGTCACCGGAGGAGCGCCCGCGCAGCCGCCGGGTGAGCCAGGGGCCGAGGAAGGTGGCGGTCCAGCGCAGTTCGGCGGGGGCGGCGCGCCATCCGGTGAGCACGGGCGTCGTCGGCGGGGGCAGCGGGTGGGTCCAGGTGTCGTCGGTGCCGGGGAGGCCGAGGGCGTGGGCGAGGGCGGCGGCGATGCGCTGATGGCCGAGGGGACTGGCGTGCAGGCGGTCGGTGCTCCACAGCCGGGGGTCGGCGACGACGGGGTGCCGGCTGGTCTCGGCGACGGTGACGCCGTGGCGCCCGGCGGCTTCGCGGATGCGCTGGTTCAGGGCGACGACGCGCGGGGCGAGGGGCCGCGCCAGCGGGGTGATACGGGCCGGGTCGGGGAAGGTGAGCGTGGCCACGCGAGCGCCCTGGGCGGTGAGCGCGGCGAACATCGTCTCCAGGTGGTGGGCGACGTGGTCGGCGTCGAAGCGGGGGCGCAGCAGGTCGTTGACCCCGGCGACGACGGTGGCCAGGTCGGGGCGGAGGGACAGGGCGGGTGCCAGTTGCTCGGTGTGGACCTGCGCGGCGAGACGGCCCCGTACGGCGAGGTTGGCGTAGGAGAGGCCGGGGTTGTGGTGGGCGAGGTGTTCGGCCAGGCGGTCGGCGAAGCCGCGCAGACCGGTGGCCTCGTCGCCGTCGCCCAGGCCCTCGGTCTGGCTGTCGCCCAGCGCGACGTAGCGACGGCAGGGCGCGTCAGTGCCGGACATGGGTGTGCTCCCTCTGTCGCAGGACCGTGATCGTGCGCTCGCACCAGTCGCGGTTGCCCTGTTCCAGGGCCAGGCCGCGCAGGCAGGTCAAATACGGGCCGATGGGGCGGCCGTGGCGAAGGAACTCCTCCTCCGTCAGATCACCGCGGATCTTCCGCAGCAGCTTGCCGAAGAGGTCGATCTTGGCCCGGGCGAAGGCGGCCCGCTCGGTGAGCTGGTCGATCAGGGTCTCGGTGTCGACATGGTCGGCGGCCTGGACCTTGACGAGCAGGTCGTCACGGATGAAGGAGGGCTTCGCGAAGGCGGCCGTGAACTCCTCCAGCTCCGCAAGACCGGCATCGGTCACCTGGAACAGGCGCTTGGTGGGGCGGGTCTCCTGGGCCACCTCCCGGCCCTCGATGAGCCCGTCCTTCTCCAGGCGGGTCAGCTCGGCGTAGAGCTGCTGCGGCTGGGCGTGCCAGAAGTTCGCCACGCCGATGTCGAACGCCTTGGTCAGCTGGTATCCGCTGAGCTCCCCTTCGAGCAGCGCCGCCAGCACGGCGTGCCGTAGGGCCATGGGATCGCCTCCTTCATGCCGCTGCCTTCGTGTCTCTGCCGTCACATCTCTGCCGTCATGACGCCGCCGGAATGCCTCTGCCGCCGGACGCGGAACCATGATAGTCATGAAAATGACTAATCACATTCATGACCAGCGAAGGTGGGGCCGCGATGAACGCCGCCGACCGTTTCCGTGCCGCCGTCGACGACAAGGACCTGACGGCCCTGGACGACCTCTTCACCGAGGACATCCGCCTCTACAGCCCCGTCAAGTTCACCCCCTTCGAGGGCAAGCCGATGGTGCTCGGCCTCTTCGGGGTCCTGCTGCGCACGTTCGAGGACTTCCGGTACGTCGGCGACTACACCGGCACCGCGCAGACCAGCGCCGACGGCACCTCCGCGCCGTCGGCGGTGCTGCTCTTCCGCGCCCGGGTGGGCGACAAGGAGATCCACGGCATCGATCTGCTGCACCTCGACGACGACGGCCGGATCAAGGAGTTCACCGTGATGGTCCGGCCCCAGTCCGCCGTCCACGCCCTCGGCGAAGCGGTCCTCTCCGGGCTGGTCGAGGACGGCCTCGCACCTGCGCCCGCGGGCCAGTAGACGCACGCCCGGCCCGTCGGAGGCCACGCGGCGGACTTCTCGAAGCCCTGCTCGCGCCGCGACGCGGGCGCTCGGAGTCGCGGCCCGTCACGGCCACGGAGGGAGGCGCCCGCCGGACGGGCCGGGGCCGTCGGAGCGCGCGACACTGAAGGGGTCCCCCGCGCCACCATCCACGGCCTCGGACGAAAGGAAAGGGTCGTGACGGACCGGAATCGAGAGTCGGGCAGCAGGCGGCTGCTTGCCGGGCTGCTGGCCGCCAGCCATCTGATGCCGCTGGAGCTGCTGCCGGCCAGTTTGGCCGAGTACGCGGCACCCGCCGGTATCACCGAGGCGCGGATCTACCTCTCCGATGTGCAGCGGCGCGTGCTGCGGCGGCTGACCGGCGCGGGCGCGGTGGGGACGGCGGACGGACCACCGGAGGAGCTGGAGATCGAGGGCACCGTGCCGGGCCGGGCCTACCAGTACGGTCAGGTACTGCCCGCCGCCCCCGCCGATCGGGGCAGACACCAGTGGTGGATGCCGCTGCTGGACGGCACCGAGCGCATCGGTCTGCTGCGCCTCACCGCGGCCACCGACGACACGCGGACCCATGAGGACATGGAGCTGCTCTCCGCCCTGGTGGCGCTCATCGTGGTCAGCAAGCGCGACTTCAGCGACGCCTACGCGCGGCTGGTCGGCAGCGAGTCGATGAACATCGCCGCCGAGATGCAGTGGCGCCTGATGCCACCGACCACCTACGCGGACGGCCGGGTGGCCCTCTCCGCCGTCATGGAGCCGGCGTTCGAGATCAGCGGGGACGCCTACGACTACGCGACCGACGGACCGAGGGTGCACTTGTCGATCTTCGACGCGATGGGGCACGACACCGCCGCCGGCCTGACGGCCAACCTCGCCCTGGGCGCGTGCCGCAACGCCCGCCACCACGGCGCCGACCTGGTGCGGACCGGCGAGCGGGTCGACGAGGTGCTCATCGAGCAGTTCCAGGGGGCCCGCTACGCCACCGCCATCCTGGCCGATCTGGACACCCGGCGCGGAGAGCTCAGCTGGGTCAACTGCGGCCATCACCCTCCGCTGATCATCCGCGGCGGCCGCTGGACCACCCAGCTGCGGTGTCCGCCAGCGCTTCCCCTCGGCATGGGCCTGGGGCTGGAGGCCACGCTCTGCCGCGAGCAGCTGCAGCCCGGCGACCGGGTCGTGCTCTACACCGACGGCATCACCGAGGCCCGGCGCCCCGGCGGTCGCGAGTTCGGGCTGACCCTGTTCACCGACTTCCTCATCCGGCACCACGCCGACGGCCTGCCCGTTCCGGAGACCCTGCGCCGCCTGGTCCGCGCCGTCATGGCCCACCACGACGGCCATCTCCAGGACGACGCCACGGTCCTGTTCTGCGAATGGCTCGGCCCCCAGCCCGGACCCACCGATCAGGCCGCCACCCTGATGGGCCTGCCTTCCGCGGGGCCGTAAGCAGGATCCGTGGCGGACGGGAGACGTAGCCGACAAGCGCCGTGACGGACAGGAGCCGCAGGGGACGGACGAAGCGCCCCGGCCGGAGGTACCGGCCGGGGCGCCGCGGTGCCGCCGGGGCGTCAGCCGAGGGTGGCGAGGGCCTGGTTGAGGGTCGCGGACGGGCGCATGACGGCCGCGGCCTTGGCCGGGTCGGGCTGGTAGTAGCCGCCGATGTCGGCCGGGGAGCCCTGGACGGCGATCAGCTCGTCGACGATCGTCTGCTCCTGGGCGGTGAGCACCTCGGCGAGCTGGGCGAACGCCTTGGCCAGGGCGGCGTCGTCGGTCTGCCGGGCCAGCTCCTGGGCCCAGTACAGGGCCAGGTAGAAGTGGCTGCCGCGGTTGTCGATCCCGCCGACGCGGCGGCTGGGCGACTTGTTCTCGGCGAGGAAGGTGCCGGTCGCCCGGTCGAGGGTGTCGGCGAGGACCTGGGCCCGCGCGTTGCCCGTCTTCTGCGCGAGGTGCTCGAAGCTGACCGCGAGGGCGAGGAACTCGCCCAGGCTGTCCCAGCGCAGGTAGTTCTCCTTGACCAGCTGCTGGACGTGCTTGGGTGCCGAGCCGCCCGCCCCGGTCTCGAAGAGACCGCCGCCGTTGATCAGCGGGACGACCGAGAGCATCTTGGCGCTGGTGCCCAGCTCCAGGATCGGGAACAGGTCGGTCAGGTAGTCACGCAGGACGTTGCCGGTGACCGAGATCGTGTTCTCGCCGCGGCGGATCCGCTCCAGGGAGAGCTTGATCGCGTCGACCGGCGAGAGGATCTTGATGTCCAGACCCTCGGTGTCGTGCTCGGGCAGGTACGCCTTGACCTTCTCGATGAGGTTGGCGTCGTGCGCCCGGCCCTCGTCGAGCCAGAAGACGGCCGGGTCGCCGGTGGCGCGGGCGCGGGAGACGGCCAGCTTGACCCAGTCCTTGATCGGCACGTCCTTGGTCTGGCACATCCGGAAGATGTCACCGGCGCCGACGACCTGCTCGATGACCGCGTTGCCCGCCTCGTCCAGGACGCGGACGGTGCCCGTGGTCGGGATCTCGAAGGTCTTGTCGTGGCTGCCGTACTCCTCGGCCTTCTGCGCCATCAGGCCCACGTTGGGCACCGAGCCCATGGTGGCCGGGTCGAAGGCGCCGTTGGCGCGGCAGTCGTCGAGGACGGCCTGGTAGATCCCGGCGTAGCTGCTGTCCGGGATCACCGCGAGGGTGTCGTGCTCCTCGCCGTCCGGGCCCCACATGTGGCCGGAGGTGCGGATCATGGCCGGCATGGAGGCGTCGACGATGACGTCGGACGGCACATGCAGGTTGGTGATGCCGCGGTCGGAGTCGACCATGGCCAGCTCCGGGCCCTCGGCCAGCTCGGCGTCGAAGGACGCCTTGATCGCCGCGCCCTCGGGCAGGGCCTCCAGGCCCTTGAGGATGCCGC
Coding sequences:
- a CDS encoding PadR family transcriptional regulator, with amino-acid sequence MALRHAVLAALLEGELSGYQLTKAFDIGVANFWHAQPQQLYAELTRLEKDGLIEGREVAQETRPTKRLFQVTDAGLAELEEFTAAFAKPSFIRDDLLVKVQAADHVDTETLIDQLTERAAFARAKIDLFGKLLRKIRGDLTEEEFLRHGRPIGPYLTCLRGLALEQGNRDWCERTITVLRQREHTHVRH
- a CDS encoding NADP-dependent isocitrate dehydrogenase codes for the protein MTDSTIIYTHTDEAPALATYSFLPVIEAYASTAGVTVESRDISLAGRIIAQFPEHLEEGQRIPDALAELGDLAKTPEANIIKLPNISASIPQLKAAVAELQEQGYALPDYPDDPKTDEEREIRARYDKVKGSAVNPVLREGNSDRRAPASVKNYARANPHRMGAWSADSKTNVAHMDTDDFRSTEKSTVIQEAGSLRIELAGDDGSTTVLRESVPVLAGEVVDASVMRVAALREFLSAQVGRAKAEGVLFSLHLKATMMKVSDPIVFGHAVRAFFPKTFAEHGEALAAAGLTPNDGLGGILKGLEALPEGAAIKASFDAELAEGPELAMVDSDRGITNLHVPSDVIVDASMPAMIRTSGHMWGPDGEEHDTLAVIPDSSYAGIYQAVLDDCRANGAFDPATMGSVPNVGLMAQKAEEYGSHDKTFEIPTTGTVRVLDEAGNAVIEQVVGAGDIFRMCQTKDVPIKDWVKLAVSRARATGDPAVFWLDEGRAHDANLIEKVKAYLPEHDTEGLDIKILSPVDAIKLSLERIRRGENTISVTGNVLRDYLTDLFPILELGTSAKMLSVVPLINGGGLFETGAGGSAPKHVQQLVKENYLRWDSLGEFLALAVSFEHLAQKTGNARAQVLADTLDRATGTFLAENKSPSRRVGGIDNRGSHFYLALYWAQELARQTDDAALAKAFAQLAEVLTAQEQTIVDELIAVQGSPADIGGYYQPDPAKAAAVMRPSATLNQALATLG
- a CDS encoding SGNH/GDSL hydrolase family protein, translating into MSGTDAPCRRYVALGDSQTEGLGDGDEATGLRGFADRLAEHLAHHNPGLSYANLAVRGRLAAQVHTEQLAPALSLRPDLATVVAGVNDLLRPRFDADHVAHHLETMFAALTAQGARVATLTFPDPARITPLARPLAPRVVALNQRIREAAGRHGVTVAETSRHPVVADPRLWSTDRLHASPLGHQRIAAALAHALGLPGTDDTWTHPLPPPTTPVLTGWRAAPAELRWTATFLGPWLTRRLRGRSSGDGHTAKRPHLGPVDVRRPG
- a CDS encoding nuclear transport factor 2 family protein; the encoded protein is MNAADRFRAAVDDKDLTALDDLFTEDIRLYSPVKFTPFEGKPMVLGLFGVLLRTFEDFRYVGDYTGTAQTSADGTSAPSAVLLFRARVGDKEIHGIDLLHLDDDGRIKEFTVMVRPQSAVHALGEAVLSGLVEDGLAPAPAGQ
- a CDS encoding PP2C family protein-serine/threonine phosphatase; its protein translation is MTDRNRESGSRRLLAGLLAASHLMPLELLPASLAEYAAPAGITEARIYLSDVQRRVLRRLTGAGAVGTADGPPEELEIEGTVPGRAYQYGQVLPAAPADRGRHQWWMPLLDGTERIGLLRLTAATDDTRTHEDMELLSALVALIVVSKRDFSDAYARLVGSESMNIAAEMQWRLMPPTTYADGRVALSAVMEPAFEISGDAYDYATDGPRVHLSIFDAMGHDTAAGLTANLALGACRNARHHGADLVRTGERVDEVLIEQFQGARYATAILADLDTRRGELSWVNCGHHPPLIIRGGRWTTQLRCPPALPLGMGLGLEATLCREQLQPGDRVVLYTDGITEARRPGGREFGLTLFTDFLIRHHADGLPVPETLRRLVRAVMAHHDGHLQDDATVLFCEWLGPQPGPTDQAATLMGLPSAGP